The Pseudomonas benzenivorans region CCGTAGCCGACGTTGACGGTCCACACCGCGCCGGACACCGCGTCCAGGTATTCGTTGCCCTTGGCGTCCCAGACCCGCATGCCCTGGCCCTTGACGATCATCAGGGGGTCGTTCTGCTCCAGCGGCTTGTGCTGGGACAGGTGGTGCCAGACGTGGGCGCGGTCGCTGGCCAAGGCCTCGGCTGCATCGAATTCGTGAGCTGTGCTGTTCATGCTTACCTCCTGACTGGAGCATTTTTATTGTGGGCCGCCGGCGGGAGAAGAACTCCAGACACCGATAGGTCGACGGCGGCGAGCACGCTTCGCGATGCGGCACGCGCCCCGCCACCCTTGCCGACGAAACTAAGAGCAAGTCGCAGGCGCAGTTAGAACCAGTTATCCCCCGGCCGTGATGCCAGCCCCGGCACGGGGCTGGACCAGTGCCGCGGCCGCGACTGGCCCTTCAAGGGCGCCCCCCGATGCCCCAACCATGCAGGCACGACAGCCACGCAGCCCGATTCCAGGAGAGGCGGATGATTGAAGTGCAGATCAACGGGACCACCGAGCGGCTCCCGGAGGGCATCAGCCTGGCGCAACTGCTGGTGCACCTGGACCTGCACGCCCGGCGCCTGGCCATCGAGCACAACCTGGACGTGGTGCCCCGCAGCCAGTACGGCGCGGTGCGCCTGCAACAGGGCGACCGCCTGGAGATCGTCCACGCCATCGGCGGCGGCTGAGCGGCGCCCCTCCCCACCCGACCCGGAGCTCCCCCATGACCCACGCGACCCCAGTACCCGATCCGCTGCTCATTGCCGGCCAGGCCTTCGCCTCGCGCCTGCTGGTCGGCACCGGCCACTACGCCGACCTGCACGAGACCCGCGCGGCGATTCAGGCCAGCGCGGCGCAGATCATCACCTTCGCCGTGCGCCGCAGCAACCTCGGCCAGGACGCCGACCAGCCCAACCTGCTCGACGCCATCGCCCCCGAGCGCTATACCCTGCTGCCCAATACCGCCGGCTGCTACACGGCCAAGGATGCGGTGCGCACCTGCCTGCTGGCGCGCGAACTGCTGGACGGCCACAACCTGGTGAAGCTGGAGGTGCTCGGCGACGCCCAGACCCTCTACCCGGACATCGGCGAGACCCTGGTCGCCGCCCGCCAGCTGGTCGAGCTGGGCTTCGAGGTGATGGTCTACACCAGCGACGACCCGCTGGTGGCGCGGCGTCTGGAGGAGCTTGGCTGCGTGGCGGTGATGCCCCTGGGCGCGCCGATCGGCTCCGGCCTGGGCATCCGCAACCCCTACAACATCCGCCTGATAGTCGAGAACGCCAGGGTGCCGATCATCGTCGATGCCGGCGTCGGCACCGCCTCGGATGCCGCCATCGCCATGGAACTGGGCTGCGCCGGGGTGCTGATGAACACCGCCATCGCCCGCGCCCGCGAGCCGGTGCGCATGGCCCAGGCGATGCGCAAGGCGGTGGAGGCCGGGCGCGAGGCCTACCTGGCCGGACGCATGCCGCGGCGCCTCGGCGGCGACGCCTCCTCGCCGTTGGGCGGTCTGTTCCTGTGAACCGCCGCTCCCGTAGGCTGGGTTAGCCGCGCAGCGGCGTAACCCAGCAAACCGACTGAAGGTCCGCTGCGCGCAGACTTGCCCTTTGCCGAGGCTTGGGGCAGGGTCGAAGCAAAGGACAACCCGCCACAGGAGGCCCCCATGTCGAAACTCTTCCCCAGTATCGATCCCGATGGCCTGATCGAGTATTCGGTGGTCTACACCGACCGCGCCCTCAACCATATGTCGCAGGCCTTCCAGCAGGTGATGAACGACATCTCGCGCACCCTCAAGCGGGTCTATAACGCCCAGGCCGTGGCGGTGGTGCCGGGCAGCGGGACCTTCGGCATGGAAGCGGTGGCACGCCAGCTGGCCACGGGACAGAAGTGCCTGGTGCTGCGCAACGGCTGGTTCAGCTACCGCTGGAGCCAGATCCTCGAGATGGGTGCCATTCCGGCCGCCACCACCGTGCTCAAGGCCCGCCCGGTCGAGACCGGGCCCCAGGCCGCCTTCGCCCCGGCGCCCCTCGAGGAGGTGCTGGCGACCATCCGCGCGGAGAAGCCGCAGCTGGTGTTCGCCCCCCATGTGGAGACCGCCTCGGGCATGCTCCTGCCCGACGACTACCTGCGCGCCGTGGCCGACGCCGTGCACGCCGTCGGCGGCCTGTTCGTGCTCGACTGCATCGCCTCCGGCACCCTCTGGGTGGACATGCAGGCCTGTGGCATCGACGTGCTGCTCAGCGCGCCGCAGAAGGGTTGGAGCGCCTCGCCCTGCTGCGCCCTGGTGATGCTCGGCGAACGGGCCGTGGCAAGGGTCGAGGCCACCCAGAGCAGCAGCTTCGCCTGCGACCTGAAGAAGTGGCTGCAGATCATGCAGGCCTACGAGCAGGGCGGCCATGCCTACCACGCGACCATGCCCTGCGACGCCCTGGCGCGCTTCCGCGACGCGATGCAGGAAGCCGAGGCCTACGGCTTCGCCAAGGTGTGCGAGGAACAGCTGCAACTCGGCCAGCGGGTGCGCCAGCTACTGAGTGCCAGGGGCTTCAAGAGCGTCGCCGCCACGGGTTTCGAGGCCCCCGGCGTGGTGGTCTGCTACACCGACGACGCCGAGATCAAGAGCGGTAGGAAGTTCGCCGCCCAAGGCCTGCAGACCGCCGCCGGCGTGCCCCTGCAGTGCGACGAGCCGGCCGACTTCCAGACCTTCCGTATCGGCCTGTTCGGCCTCGACAAGCTGCACAATATCCAGCGTACGCTCGACACCCTGGAACAGGCGCTGGCGCACATCGGGCGAGGGTGAACGGAAAAACTGCCGAGGCCGCGCGGGCTCGCCCCCCGCGGCACCATTCGCTGCGGCCTCAGCCCTGCGGCTGCTGAACGCGCTGCCGGGCCGCGGTGAGGGTATTGCGCAGCAGACAGGCGACCGTCATCGGGCCTATGCCGCCGGGCACCGGCGTCAGCGCGCCGGCGACGGCGGACGCCGCGGCGAAGTCGACATCTCCGACCAACTGCCCCTGGCCCTCGGCAGCCTCGATGCGGTTGATGCCGACATCCAGCACCGTGGCCCCCGGCTTGATGTGCTCGGCCCCGATCATCCCGGGCCGCCCCACCGCGACCACCAGAATATCGGCCTGGCGACACTCCTCGGCCAGGTTGCGGCTGCGCGAATGCACGGTGGTCACCGTGCAGTCGGCATTCAGCAACAGCTGCGCCATGGGCCTGCCGACGATATTCGAACGCCCGACCACCACCGCCTTGAGCCCGCTCAGATCGCCGAGACGGTCCTGCAACAGCAGCAGGCAACCCAGCGGCGTACAGGGCACCAGGGCCGCCCGGCCGCCACTCAGGCGACCGACGTTATAGGGGTGAAAACCGTCGACATCCTTGGCCGGATCGATCGCCTCGATCACCACCTTCTCGTTGATCGACGCCGGTAGCGGCAGCTGCACCAGGATGGCGTCGACCCGGTCATCGCGGTTCAACGAGTCGATCAGGGCCAGCAACTCGGCCTCGCTGGCGTCGGCCCCGAGCAGATGGGGAAAGGACGCGATGCCCACCTCGGCGGCCTGACGCATCTTGGTCCGCACGTAGACCTGGCTGGCCGGATCATCGCCCACCAGCACCACCGCCAGCCCCGGCTGACGCCCATGTTCCTGGGCAAACCGGCTTGCATCGACCGCCACCTCGGCCCGCAGTTTATCGGCGAAGGCTTTGCCGTCGATCCGCGCGGCCCGAGGCTGGTCCTGGCGGGAGTCTTCTGCAAGCTTGGTCATTGGTGCTAGTCCTCATTGTTGGCAAACCTGGGGCGGCCAGGCCGATATACCGGGCGATACGCGGGGTACGCCCCGAGCATTCGCGTGTGTCACGACTTGGCGGTTGTCGCCACCTGTGGCCGGGCAACAGGCTCGAGCATGCGTTAGCGACTCGTACACGCGCCGGGCAGCAGCTGCCGAGATGAACTGCCACCAACAAGGGATGATCGGGAATGGCCGCGTGAGCGCAGGGTAATACGGGCAGGGTTGTGGCGCTAGCCGAGGCGATTTGCGGCATTGGCTCGGGCCTGGGCAAGCACCCAGGCTCTCAAGGCGTCGTCCGGGCGAACAGCGGCGAGCCCCATGCAGTCTATGTGGACCGTTACAGGGACCAAGCGCTTTAGGGAACATGGCCTGAGCTTGGTAATGCGTGACGACGCAGTCGTGACCAGCACAACGACTGGAACAGAGATCACGGACAAAGGAGTCGCACGAATCACGGCGAGCAGCCCTACCCATGGCGTAATGCGCACTTTAGTGGCCTACTGGCCAACCTAAATCTCGCGTTCAATCAGCGCTAGCCAGGGCCGTCTCGTTGTGAATAATGCCCGGGCCTGTACTCGCCCAAGCGGATTGCCATGCCTCGCCGACCCTCACGCCCCGCCCAGCCCAAGTCCGCCGCCCAGGTCGACAAGGGTCGGCTGCACCCACGCAACCGCCACCAGGGACGCTACGACTTCCCGGCGCTGATCGAGAGCAGCCCGGAGCTGGCGCAGTTCGTCATCCTCAACCCCTACGGCAAGCAGAGCATCGACTTCGCCAACCCAGCTGCGGTCAAGGTCTTCAACCGCGCCCTGCTCAAGCAGCATTACGGCATCGCGCACTGGGACATTCCCGCCGACTACCTGTGCCCGCCTATTCCTGGCCGCGCCGACTACCTGCATTACCTGGCCGACCTGCTGGCCGAGGACTGTGCCGGCACCATCCCCCGCGGACCGCGGGTACGCGCCCTGGACATCGGCGTCGGCGCCAACTGCATCTACCCGCTGCTGGGCCAGCGCGAG contains the following coding sequences:
- the thiS gene encoding sulfur carrier protein ThiS, giving the protein MEVQINGTTERLPEGISLAQLLVHLDLHARRLAIEHNLDVVPRSQYGAVRLQQGDRLEIVHAIGGG
- a CDS encoding thiazole synthase, which translates into the protein MTHATPVPDPLLIAGQAFASRLLVGTGHYADLHETRAAIQASAAQIITFAVRRSNLGQDADQPNLLDAIAPERYTLLPNTAGCYTAKDAVRTCLLARELLDGHNLVKLEVLGDAQTLYPDIGETLVAARQLVELGFEVMVYTSDDPLVARRLEELGCVAVMPLGAPIGSGLGIRNPYNIRLIVENARVPIIVDAGVGTASDAAIAMELGCAGVLMNTAIARAREPVRMAQAMRKAVEAGREAYLAGRMPRRLGGDASSPLGGLFL
- a CDS encoding aminotransferase class V-fold PLP-dependent enzyme, translated to MSKLFPSIDPDGLIEYSVVYTDRALNHMSQAFQQVMNDISRTLKRVYNAQAVAVVPGSGTFGMEAVARQLATGQKCLVLRNGWFSYRWSQILEMGAIPAATTVLKARPVETGPQAAFAPAPLEEVLATIRAEKPQLVFAPHVETASGMLLPDDYLRAVADAVHAVGGLFVLDCIASGTLWVDMQACGIDVLLSAPQKGWSASPCCALVMLGERAVARVEATQSSSFACDLKKWLQIMQAYEQGGHAYHATMPCDALARFRDAMQEAEAYGFAKVCEEQLQLGQRVRQLLSARGFKSVAATGFEAPGVVVCYTDDAEIKSGRKFAAQGLQTAAGVPLQCDEPADFQTFRIGLFGLDKLHNIQRTLDTLEQALAHIGRG
- the folD gene encoding bifunctional methylenetetrahydrofolate dehydrogenase/methenyltetrahydrofolate cyclohydrolase FolD, which translates into the protein MTKLAEDSRQDQPRAARIDGKAFADKLRAEVAVDASRFAQEHGRQPGLAVVLVGDDPASQVYVRTKMRQAAEVGIASFPHLLGADASEAELLALIDSLNRDDRVDAILVQLPLPASINEKVVIEAIDPAKDVDGFHPYNVGRLSGGRAALVPCTPLGCLLLLQDRLGDLSGLKAVVVGRSNIVGRPMAQLLLNADCTVTTVHSRSRNLAEECRQADILVVAVGRPGMIGAEHIKPGATVLDVGINRIEAAEGQGQLVGDVDFAAASAVAGALTPVPGGIGPMTVACLLRNTLTAARQRVQQPQG